In the Campylobacter sp. RM6914 genome, one interval contains:
- a CDS encoding ABC transporter ATP-binding protein yields MRDIIRGENITTSYGERIMHDNVSWSIKEAEIYGFLGGSGSGKTTLMKTMIYLKEPNLGDIYFDGVNMWKSDIATQAKIKLESGTMFQFGALYSSMTILDNVGVMLVEYSKFSKRQIDEIAMFWIQKVGLKKEAASLYPSELSGGMKKRAALARALVLSPKVLFLDEPNSGLDPVSSRQMDSLVRDLRDSLGLTVVMVTHDADSIFDILDRFLIIENKKIAFEGTLSELEKADRNPLEELFKSRKK; encoded by the coding sequence ATGAGAGATATTATTAGGGGTGAAAATATCACGACAAGTTACGGCGAACGTATAATGCACGATAATGTCAGCTGGAGTATCAAGGAGGCTGAAATTTACGGCTTTTTGGGTGGTAGCGGTAGCGGCAAAACAACACTTATGAAGACGATGATATATTTAAAAGAGCCAAATTTGGGCGATATCTACTTTGATGGCGTAAATATGTGGAAAAGTGATATCGCAACACAAGCTAAGATAAAGCTTGAAAGCGGGACGATGTTTCAGTTTGGTGCGCTTTATAGCTCTATGACGATACTTGATAATGTCGGTGTTATGCTGGTTGAATACTCTAAATTTAGCAAGCGACAGATAGATGAGATCGCGATGTTTTGGATACAAAAGGTAGGCCTTAAAAAAGAGGCGGCTTCATTATATCCAAGTGAGCTTAGCGGTGGTATGAAAAAACGTGCTGCACTTGCGCGAGCTCTTGTGCTTAGCCCTAAAGTTTTATTTTTAGATGAGCCAAATAGCGGACTTGATCCCGTTAGTTCACGTCAAATGGACTCTCTTGTAAGGGATTTGAGGGATTCGCTTGGGCTTACGGTTGTTATGGTTACTCACGATGCAGACAGTATCTTTGATATACTTGATCGTTTTTTGATAATAGAAAATAAAAAAATCGCCTTTGAGGGAACACTAAGTGAGCTTGAAAAAGCCGATCGAAACCCTCTTGAAGAGTTGTTTAAATCAAGGAAAAAATAA
- a CDS encoding ABC-type transport auxiliary lipoprotein family protein has protein sequence MRKFTLALVSLIILSGCSIKTTVAQPDMYEIYYSNKECRAVKNASKNIYIDSVSALDLVDSRRILIVAENNKIRYLDDAKFVAMPSEMIYKALVKGVYSNCGLSPVFAPGTNDSRLKVNLISLQIRGDKAEVTMAYELFNASRSIKSGIINKELFCPDPSSKTVFETINKTVNIAIDTLLSEIVID, from the coding sequence ATGAGAAAATTTACATTAGCCCTTGTATCTTTGATAATCTTAAGCGGTTGTTCGATAAAAACAACGGTTGCGCAACCGGATATGTATGAAATTTACTACTCAAACAAGGAGTGCAGGGCAGTTAAAAATGCTTCTAAAAATATCTACATAGATAGCGTAAGTGCGCTTGATCTAGTAGATAGTAGGAGAATTTTAATCGTTGCCGAAAATAATAAGATAAGATACTTAGACGATGCAAAATTTGTAGCTATGCCAAGTGAGATGATATACAAAGCGCTTGTGAAAGGGGTTTACTCAAACTGCGGTCTATCTCCTGTTTTTGCACCAGGCACAAATGACAGCAGGCTAAAGGTAAATTTAATCTCACTTCAAATAAGAGGCGATAAGGCTGAAGTAACGATGGCCTATGAACTGTTTAACGCCTCAAGATCGATAAAGTCAGGGATAATAAACAAAGAACTTTTTTGTCCGGATCCTAGCTCAAAAACAGTATTTGAAACTATAAACAAAACCGTCAATATAGCGATCGATACGCTTTTGTCTGAAATTGTGATAGATTAA
- a CDS encoding MlaE family ABC transporter permease, which produces MSNSQSIVFTKNQSLAKLIFKEDVSYKDAKNLRPIFLTLSKFNGDIEIDMTELERVDYSVLILLKNSIKNKKYDIKVNNPKIKAMLNLVNDKNIDTSYFPAQNKLNFFARLGEKICDGILNLLEFSAFLGEFIIKTLKILINPTQLRFKEFSNYIKDAGVNAVFIVSLTAFLIGVVLAYLGSSMLANFGASIFIVEIMGILTLREVAPLIAAIVVAGRSASSFTAQIGVMKLTEEIDAMKTMGFKPFNFLVLPRIIAMVLCLPVIIFITDAVSIFGQMLVCENLLDISFNDYLARFKDMIEIRHFVVGMIKAPFFGAVIAIIGCMRGFGVSQSAQSLGEMTTISVVNAIFWVIALDAFFAIIFMWLEI; this is translated from the coding sequence TTGTCAAACTCACAAAGTATCGTTTTTACAAAAAACCAGAGCTTGGCTAAGCTTATTTTTAAAGAAGATGTGAGCTATAAAGATGCGAAAAATTTACGACCTATTTTTTTAACATTATCAAAATTTAACGGCGATATCGAGATAGATATGACGGAGCTTGAAAGGGTGGATTACTCCGTTTTGATCCTACTTAAGAATAGCATTAAAAACAAAAAATACGATATAAAAGTTAATAATCCAAAAATCAAAGCCATGTTAAATTTAGTCAATGATAAAAATATCGACACAAGTTATTTCCCCGCTCAAAACAAGCTAAATTTCTTCGCTCGTTTAGGTGAGAAAATTTGCGACGGAATTTTAAATTTATTGGAATTTTCTGCATTTTTGGGTGAATTTATCATCAAAACTCTTAAAATTTTAATTAACCCCACTCAGCTTAGGTTTAAAGAATTTAGTAACTACATAAAAGACGCCGGCGTAAATGCCGTGTTTATCGTATCTTTGACCGCATTTTTGATAGGTGTAGTACTTGCTTATCTTGGAAGTTCCATGCTTGCAAATTTTGGAGCAAGCATATTTATAGTTGAGATAATGGGAATTTTGACTCTTCGTGAGGTCGCTCCGCTTATTGCAGCTATCGTAGTTGCAGGTAGATCGGCATCAAGCTTTACTGCTCAAATAGGCGTTATGAAGCTAACCGAAGAGATAGATGCGATGAAAACGATGGGCTTTAAACCGTTTAATTTTCTAGTTCTTCCTCGTATTATAGCTATGGTTTTGTGCCTGCCTGTGATAATTTTTATCACTGATGCGGTTAGTATATTTGGGCAGATGTTAGTTTGTGAAAATTTGCTAGATATAAGCTTTAACGACTATCTTGCTAGGTTTAAAGATATGATCGAAATTCGGCATTTTGTAGTCGGTATGATAAAAGCACCGTTTTTTGGTGCAGTCATAGCGATAATTGGCTGCATGAGAGGGTTTGGAGTAAGTCAAAGCGCTCAAAGTCTTGGTGAGATGACTACGATAAGTGTTGTAAATGCGATATTTTGGGTTATAGCGCTTGATGCGTTTTTTGCGATAATTTTTATGTGGTTAGAGATATGA
- a CDS encoding MlaD family protein: MENRNSYTIVGMFFITCLSALAVFIWWMTNNDTKLDYVNYYIRTNELPSGVKADSLVKFIGVPAGSVSRIDFVKDSSALIEITLKIRDDLPIKKDSVASIELHPISGVATINISRGTQDFKKDERLVLELEASLFSKLGNNAQNITEKLSQSLDKLDNFFSDKNMAHLQSILENIDAFTKELNDKESMANAKVMVENLKNITSDFEKAQIKELVSNLNGLVDSSNSFVVSADKNAKEFSSLQQLLRQKLQDGEYDLKNALSPTMLEATKFLSDFQKTLREFRGALYRLEDNPYEFFFKDVENKKQNGE; the protein is encoded by the coding sequence ATGGAAAATAGAAATTCCTATACCATAGTCGGTATGTTTTTTATAACCTGCCTTAGCGCACTTGCCGTATTTATCTGGTGGATGACAAATAACGACACGAAGCTTGATTATGTTAATTACTATATAAGGACAAACGAGCTTCCAAGCGGTGTTAAGGCTGACTCTTTGGTTAAATTTATAGGAGTTCCCGCAGGAAGTGTTAGTAGGATCGACTTTGTAAAAGATAGCAGTGCTTTAATCGAAATAACACTAAAGATTAGAGATGATCTACCTATTAAAAAAGACAGTGTGGCAAGTATCGAGCTTCATCCTATAAGTGGAGTTGCAACGATAAACATAAGTCGTGGAACACAAGACTTTAAAAAGGATGAACGTTTGGTTTTAGAACTTGAGGCTAGTTTGTTTTCAAAGCTTGGAAATAACGCTCAAAATATCACAGAAAAGCTAAGTCAAAGCCTTGATAAGCTTGATAATTTCTTCTCTGATAAAAATATGGCCCACTTACAGTCGATCCTTGAAAACATCGATGCGTTCACTAAAGAGCTAAATGATAAAGAGAGCATGGCAAATGCAAAAGTCATGGTGGAAAATTTAAAAAACATAACATCCGATTTTGAAAAAGCACAGATAAAAGAACTTGTGTCAAATTTAAACGGGCTTGTTGACAGTTCAAATTCTTTTGTGGTTTCTGCTGACAAAAATGCGAAAGAATTTTCCTCTTTGCAACAGCTGTTAAGACAAAAGCTACAAGACGGCGAGTATGACCTTAAAAATGCGCTAAGCCCAACCATGCTTGAGGCGACTAAATTTCTAAGTGATTTTCAAAAAACATTAAGAGAATTTAGAGGTGCGCTTTATCGTTTGGAAGATAACCCTTATGAATTTTTCTTTAAAGATGTAGAAAATAAAAAACAAAATGGAGAGTGA